The following proteins come from a genomic window of Acipenser ruthenus chromosome 44, fAciRut3.2 maternal haplotype, whole genome shotgun sequence:
- the znf646 gene encoding zinc finger protein 646 yields MQDQEGQGGFLCKHCDEVCQSWPDLLEHTESHCLQNDERRFKCGECGRGYRHAGSLVNHRKTHEVGLYRCSVCGKELNNPLALRNHQRLHARGLHCQLCGKTFRLASQLAAHQKCHEGVVPGQHPGNAEGDDDGFPGADSSSLEAGNLLDGREISDGFQQPGACFTDPQRGEGNLGAGGGNVLPGGAFTENLLSFRPAETNASTPLRTCSGKTRGKVSEPCPEPLSSEDRPFKCVQCEKTYRHHGSLINHKKSHQLGAFECRVCFKQFNNLAACNSHVRIHSKSKPSRSFEDSDLSSGVPRSRGGSNGERSNFCHLCQVAFESESEFEDHIVLHNSSSLALGHPDGSREESSVSSSYPYDEGESCRPPPESAPFGETADPGDKTDREPPNGLAYACAFCGECYSDLESLKDHYLTHDSGVAEKEKKEEEEEEAPQTDPIKTENSRNAKSPVIQANARDPATVDVERRFRCQECGKSYRHAGSLVNHKRSHQTGVYQCSICRKQCLNLAALKGHLRIHRSKPPSLSFGSGGLDLLPDWLSNEPVDCRDLGSLENSGSDDVGFQGFGNELDRKEHTMSHFGALAEVEPVEPLGGLCKAENDFEGLGRLENGVPKKEEEEVEELMTDAHLQADRHMCADCGETYADIAGIKSHRCPYRERRRAGQNGFPGEDLGRGERNGLAGSRRRKQAPTHRRLEEEESAGEEEEEEELRERGELLSEVCQCSVCGNRYSSLSALKSHLRFHTHPATDPPRRGRSSLSSPEPDTSGGLPEEEEESNLQICSTCGESFLNEADFIRHQLTRHESPFPDFLSPDAPRNFTEDEEALCKDGEENQDDSRENKSHICGECGAVVYGNYRELESHRCAHQPGSGAGGFPSDPPQTLKSEDPVGGSDAEARPYRCDQCGRAYRHAGSLLNHKKSHKTGVFRCFVCQKRFYNLLALKNHQRVHFDVKRHKCLECGKAFKLHKQLVSHQRMHLESRQKTKHLSNQLQQLMPASNGPVADVPASKSNGKPLPFQERGDPGLSSTDSWAENNLGILGYVGKEAHPTNASKSTAEDSRQTDPTTSLQLAPVQVKVRVKRRSDSEAGGQAKGSVERPYCCGQCGRTYRHAGSLVNHKKSHQVGQYYCTVCDNTYPNQLAMKNHLRVHFGAKKYCCPDCGKAFRGKKQLSSHACGKVGRAGSSRKQKNPPLTSENGNGLEKKKKRRNKKMVEDSSECYGPAFPSATERLGSDVNDGATASSLDPDDRPFRCDVCQRTYRHAGSLLNHKNTHKTGSFECVVCQKIFSNPMAMKNHLRIHTQKKPYPCPECGKAFRLSSALQNHQKLHFGDVPHRCQGCGKGFLSGRSLRRHRCGFGTNQKGGSRKERSSSRAAETRGSPGGPGSRRDERPFRCDQCGRTYRHAGSLLNHRNTHTTGIYRCGVCLKQFSNLLALKNHHRIHSEVKRYKCLDCGKAFRVSSHLLSHRRVHTRERPFFCAPCGRGFASKANFAHHLSLHKTKPSHYFFQKRRGGGRRGGMLGEEEEGIPSAGPGASWEDPDRVAKDPAAFECDQCGSFHPTSEDLREHQETHGGDKPHVCEHCGRTYRHAGSLLNHKNSHKTGSYSCSVCQKEFSNLMALKNHRRIHTEPRRYKCQDCGKAFRVSTQLICHQRVHTKEKPFSCSLCGKCFSSKSNLRHHQKVHESRHPAEEGLGNLPSPLPVTGSESGATVNLGGLPGLSRVKAES; encoded by the exons ATGCAGGATCAAGAAGGGCAAGGCGGTTTTCTGTGCAAGCATTGCGACGAGGTGTGCCAGAGTTGGCCTGATCTTTTGGAGCACACGGAGAGCCACTGCCTGCAGAACGACGAGAGGAGGTTTAAGTGCGGTGAGTGCGGCCGGGGCTACCGGCACGCTGGCAGCCTGGTGAATCACAGAAAGACCCACGAGGTGGGTCTGTACCGCTGCTCCGTCTGCGGCAAAGAGCTCAACAACCCCTTGGCGCTTCGCAACCACCAGCGCCTGCATGCCAGGGGGCTTCACTGCCAGCTCTGCGGGAAGACTTTCAGGCTGGCGTCTCAGCTGGCCGCCCACCAGAAGTGCCATGAAGGCGTCGTTCCCGGTCAGCATCCCGGGAACGCGGAGGGAGACGACGATGGGTTTCCCGGAGCCGACAGCTCCAGTTTGGAAGCCGGGAACCTCCTGGACGGCCGGGAGATCTCAGACGGATTTCAGCAGCCGGGTGCGTGCTTCACGGATCCCCAACGCGGGGAAGGAAACCTCGGGGCTGGCGGCGGGAACGTACTGCCGGGCGGAGCGTTCACGGAGAACCTTCTTAGCTTTCGCCCCGCGGAGACTAATGCCTCGACTCCTCTGAGAACCTGCTCGGGAAAGACCCGGGGGAAAGTTTCCGAACCCTGCCCGGAGCCCCTGAGCTCGGAGGACCGCCCGTTCAAATGCGTCCAGTGTGAGAAAACGTACCGTCACCACGGGAGCCTCATCAACCACAAGAAATCGCACCAGCTGGGGGCATTCGAGTGCCGCGTCTGTTTCAAGCAGTTCAACAACTTGGCGGCTTGCAACAGCCACGTGCGCATCCACTCCAAGTCCAAACCCAGCCGGTCCTTCGAGGACTCCGATCTGTCGTCGGGGGTCCCTCGTAGCAGAGGGGGCAGCAACGGCGAGAGATCCAACTTCTGCCATCTCTGCCAGGTGGCTTTCGAGAGCGAGTCCGAGTTTGAAGATCACATCGTCCTGCACAACAGCTCTTCCCTGGCTCTGGGTCACCCGGACGGGTCCCGAGAGGAAAGCAGCGTCTCCTCCTCCTATCCGTACGACGAAGGGGAAAGCTGTCGCCCGCCCCCTGAAAGCGCGCCCTTTGGAGAGACGGCCGATCCCGGGGACAAGACCGACAGAGAACCTCCGAACGGGCTGGCGTACGCCTGCGCCTTCTGCGGCGAATGCTACTCCGACCTGGAAAGCCTTAAAGATCACTACTTGACCCACGACTCCGGAGTGgcagagaaggagaagaaggaggaggaggaagaggaagccCCCCAGACGGATCCGATCAAAACCGAGAACAGCAGGAACGCCAAAAGCCCCGTTATCCAAGCCAATGCCAGGGATCCCGCTACGGTTGACGTCGAACGCAGGTTTAGGTGTCAGGAGTGTGGTAAAAGCTACCGCCACGCGGGGAGCCTCGTCAACCACAAGAGGTCACACCAGACCGGCGTCTACCAGTGCTCCATCTGCAGGAAGCAATGCCTCAATCTGGCTGCCTTGAAAGGTCACCTCCGAATTCACAGATCCAAGCCCCCTTCTCTGAGCTTCGGCAGCGGAGGTTTAGATCTGCTCCCGGACTGGCTGTCCAACGAACCGGTGGACTGCCGAGACCTGGGAAGCCTGGAGAACTCGGGCAGCGACGATGTTGGCTTCCAGGGCTTCGGGAACGAGCTGGACCGGAAGGAGCACACAATGTCTCATTTCGGCGCCCTGGCGGAAGTAGAGCCCGTCGAGCCGCTGGGAGGCCTTTGCAAAGCGGAGAACGACTTCGAGGGATTGGGGCGTCTCGAAAACGGCGTCCCAAAGaaggaagaagaagaagtggAAGAGCTGATGACGGACGCCCACCTTCAAGCCGACAGGCACATGTGCGCAGACTGCGGGGAGACTTATGCAGACATTGCAGGCATAAAAAGCCACCGTTGCCCGTACCGGGAGAGGAGGAGGGCTGGCCAGAACGGGTTCCCGGGCGAAGATTTGGGTCGGGGGGAGAGGAACGGTCTGGCGGGTTCCAGAAGGAGAAAGCAAGCGCCCACCCACAGACGCTTGGAGGAGGAGGAAAGCGCCggcgaggaggaggaagaggaggagcttcGCGAACGCGGGGAGCTGCTGTCGGAGGTTTGCCAGTGCTCCGTTTGCGGGAACCGTTACTCCAGTCTGTCTGCCCTCAAGAGCCACCTGCGGTTCCACACGCACCCCGCGACGGACCCTCCGAGACGAGGCCGTTCCTCCCTGTCCTCCCCGGAACCCGACACATCCGGGGGGCttccggaggaggaggaggagagcaaCCTCCAGATATGCAGCACGTGCGGCGAGAGCTTTCTGAACGAAGCCGATTTCATCCGGCACCAGCTGACACGTCACGAGAGCCCTTTCCCGGATTTCTTGAGTCCGGACGCGCCCCGGAACTTTACCGAAGACGAGGAGGCCCTTTGCAAAGACGGGGAGGAAAACCAAGACGACAGCCGAGAAAACAAGAGCCACATCTGCGGAGAATGCGGCGCGGTCGTCTACGGGAATTATCGGGAGCTGGAGAGCCATCGCTGCGCCCACCAGCCAGGCTCCGGCGCAGGGGGGTTCCCGAGCGACCCGCCGCAGACCCTCAAATCGGAAGACCCCGTCGGAGGTTCGGACGCGGAGGCCAGGCCCTATCGGTGCGATCAGTGCGGACGGGCGTATCGCCACGCCGGCAGCCTCCTCAACCACAAGAAGTCCCACAAGACCGGGGTGTTCCGTTGCTTCGTGTGTCAGAAACGTTTCTACAACCTTCTTGCTCTGAAAAACCACCAGAGGGTCCACTTTGATGTCAAGCG ACACAAGTGCTTGGAGTGCGGCAAAGCCTTCAAGCTGCATAAGCAGCTGGTGAGTCACCAGAGGATGCACCTGGAGAGCCGACAGAAAACCAAGCACCTCAGCAACCAGCTGCAACAGCTAATGCCAGCCAGCAACGGCCCGGTGGCCGACGTCCCCGCTTCCAAATCCAACGGCAAGCCGCTGCCCTTCCAAGAACGGGGGGACCCCGGTTTGTCCTCGACTGACAGCTGGGCGGAAAATAACCTTGGGATTCTGGGCTATGTGGGGAAGGAAGCCCATCCCACGAATGCTAGCAAGTCTACTGCCGAGGATTCCCGACAGACCGACCCCACCACCAGCCTCCAACTCGCCCCGGTCCAGGTCAAGGTTAGGGTTAAAAGGCGGTCGGATTCTGAGGCCGGGGGGCAGGCGAAAGGCTCGGTGGAGCGACCGTACTGTTGCGGTCAGTGCGGCAGGACCTACCGGCACGCGGGCAGTCTCGTCAACCACAAGAAGTCCCACCAGGTGGGCCAGTATTACTGCACCGTCTGCGACAACACTTACCCCAACCAGCTGGCAATGAAGAACCACCTGCGAGTCCACTTTGGAGCGAAGAAGTATTGTTGCCCGGACTGCGGGAAAGCCTTCCGCGGGAAGAAGCAGCTATCCAGTCACGCTTGCGGAAAAGTTGGGAGAGCTGGAAGCTCCAGGAAGCAGAAAAACCCGCCCCTGACTTCGGAAAACGGGAATGGGttagagaagaagaagaagaggaggaataAGAAGATGGTGGAGGACTCTTCGGAGTGTTACGGGCCTGCTTTCCCTTCCGCGACCGAGCGTCTGGGGTCTGACGTGAACGACGGCGCGACGGCTTCGTCCCTCGACCCGGACGACAGGCCCTTCCGCTGCGACGTGTGCCAGCGCACCTACCGCCACGCGGGCAGCCTGCTGAACCACAAAAACACGCACAAAACCGGCAGCTTCGAGTGCGTCGTCTGCCAGAAGATCTTCTCCAACCCCATGGCCATGAAGAACCACCTCCGCATACACACCCAAAAGAAGCCCTACCCGTGCCCGGAGTGCGGCAAAGCATTCCGGCTCTCCAGCGCCCTCCAGAACCACCAGAAGCTGCACTTCGGGGACGTCCCGCACAGGTGCCAAGGGTGCGGCAAAGGATTCCTGAGCGGCCGGAGTTTGAGGCGTCACCGCTGTGGATTCGGGACGAATCAGAAAGGGGGGAGCAGAAAGGAGAGAAGCAGCAGCAGAGCCGCGGAAACCCGAGGGTCTCCCGGGGGTCCCGGCAGCCGACGGGACGAGCGTCCGTTCAGGTGCGATCAGTGCGGCCGCACTTACAGGCACGCCGGCTCTCTCCTGAACCACCGGAACACCCACACCACGGGCATCTACCGCTGCGGCGTGTGCCTCAAGCAGTTCTCCAACTTGCTGGCCTTGAAGAACCACCACCGCATCCACTCCGAGGTGAAGCGCTACAAGTGCCTGGACTGCGGCAAGGCCTTCCGGGTTTCCTCGCACCTGCTGAGCCACCGGCGGGTCCACACGAGGGAGCGGCCCTTCTTCTGCGCCCCCTGTGGCCGAGGCTTCGCCAGCAAGGCCAATTTTGCCCACCACCTGTCCCTGCACAAGACCAAGCCTTCGCACTACTTCTTCCAGAAGAGgcggggaggagggaggaggggagggatgctgggggaggaggaagaggggaTCCCGAGCGCGGGACCGGGGGCCAGCTGGGAAGACCCGGATCGGGTCGCCAAGGATCCCGCCGCCTTTGAGTGCGACCAATGCGGGAGCTTTCATCCGACTTCGGAGGACCTCCGGGAGCACCAGGAAACGCACGGAGGAGACAAGCCCCACGTTTGCGAGCACTGCGGCCGGACTTACCGCCACGCCGGCTCCTTGCTCAACCACAAGAACAGCCACAAGACGGGGTCGTACTCTTGCTCCGTCTGCCAGAAGGAGTTCTCCAACCTCATGGCGCTAAAGAACCACCGGAGGATCCACACGGAGCCCAGGAGGTACAAGTGTCAGGACTGCGGCAAAGCCTTCCGCGTCTCGACCCAGCTGATCTGCCACCAGAGGGTCCACACCAAGGAGAAGCCTTTCTCCTGCTCCCTCTGCGGCAAGTGCTTTTCCAGCAAGTCCAACCTCCGACACCATCAGAAGGTTCACGAGAGCAGGCACCCTGCGGAGGAAGGGCTGGGAAACCTGCCCTCACCCCTCCCCGTGACGGGGAGCGAGTCCGGAGCCACGGTGAATCTGGGAGGCCTCCCCGGGTTGTCTCGAGTGAAGGCCGAATCGTAA
- the LOC117970423 gene encoding cardiotrophin-2-like produces MSAPLSVTSISQTYSLAVLLRTNTAQLLTTYHKYQGSPFSDRGLSDHGLQLTGLPVAAASFCAWRQQSVEERLGENFKAYSAYIEFLRLVTDDQTALNPTALDLLKLLRKTHSRIRMLVGKLAGLMTGLGLTIPEVAVDRLPAGSLSASDWERKIRGYAVCLGLTNWLERTVRDLTFLKKKHRQ; encoded by the exons ATGTCGGCGCCTCTGTCCGTTACTTCAATCTCCCAGACCTACTCCCTCGCAGTCTTACTGCGAACCAACACGGCACAGCTCCTCACAACATAC CACAAGTACCAAGGCAGTCCATTCAGCGATCGCGGCCTCTCCGACCACGGTCTGCAGTTGACCGGCCTGCCCGTCGCCGCCGCTTCATTCTGCGCTTGGCGACAACAGAGCGTCGAAGAGCGCCTCGGGGAAAATTTCAAGGCTTACAGCGCTTATATCGAATTCCTACGGCTGGTCACGGACGACCAAACCGCCTTAAACCCCACGGCGCTGGACTTGTTGAAGTTACTGCGGAAAACCCACAGCCGAATTCGGATGCTAGTCGGGAAACTCGCCGGTTTAATGACCGGCCTGGGGTTGACAATCCCCGAGGTGGCGGTAGACCGGCTTCCCGCGGGCTCGCTGAGCGCTTCGGATTGGGAAAGGAAAATCCGGGGATACGCCGTTTGTCTGGGACTGACCAACTGGCTTGAGCGGACCGTGAGGGATTTAACGTTTTTAAAAAAGAAGCACCggcaataa
- the gjz1 gene encoding gap junction beta-3 protein — translation MAAIVTGLVPILKTAVEASTDYKGRTLWFGFLSIRLVTLYVAEMPWGKLDTDFQCNMTAENSEYCRRACFNQHFDVPVVMLWNFSYVLFSVSVLMMELLASQLRHSLIKQRMKRDPVSQPGGEDSLMGVKGHGLAKKDMMIDFHKQKTTLLVYLLCVGMRVGIEGTFLSVLVFWHLPKIDGLPIHCSTALCPGPYQCLVRFDSEKRMSVYSLATISATIVVTSIAFFLYSMCHYLIFGRSKLESVV, via the coding sequence ATGGCCGCTATCGTCACGGGTCTAGTTCCGATCCTGAAAACCGCGGTCGAAGCTTCTACAGATTATAAGGGCCGGACTCTTTGGTTCGGGTTTCTAAGTATTCGGCTGGTCACTCTATACGTGGCTGAGATGCCGTGGGGGAAGCTAGACACGGATTTTCAGTGCAACATGACAGCAGAGAACAGCGAGTACTGCCGGCGCGCCTGCTTCAACCAGCACTTTGACGTGCCAGTGGTGATGCTGTGGAACTTCAGCTACGTGCTCTTCAGCGTCTCCGTGTTAATGATGGAGCTCCTCGCCTCGCAGCTGCGTCACTCCCTGATCAAACAGAGAATGAAACGGGACCCCGTGAGCCAGCCGGGGGGCGAGGACAGCCTCATGGGCGTCAAGGGGCACGGACTGGCCAAAAAAGACATGATGATCGACTTCCACAAGCAGAAGACGACGCTGTTGGTTTACCTGCTCTGCGTCGGCATGCGGGTGGGCATCGAAGGGACCTTTCTGTCCGTTCTGGTTTTTTGGCACTTGCCTAAAATCGACGGGTTGCCcatacactgcagcacagccctcTGCCCTGGCCCGTACCAATGCCTCGTGCGGTTCGATTCTGAGAAACGCATGTCTGTCTATTCTTTGGCAACCATTTCCGCCACCATCGTAGTCACCAGCATCGCCTTTTTCTTGTATTCCATGTGCCATTACTTGATTTTCGGCAGGAGCAAGCTGGAGAGTGTGGTTTAA